Proteins encoded together in one Streptomyces sp. NBC_01408 window:
- a CDS encoding beta-ketoacyl synthase N-terminal-like domain-containing protein gives MDTTDDRVVHALRASIKETERLKQQHQQLVESLNEPIAIIGMACRLPGKVVSPEDLWQFVLDDGDAIGAFPDDRGWDLDALYDPEQRRKGTLYVREGGFVDRAADFDAAFFGVSPREATAMDPQQRLLLETGWEAFERAGIDPTALRGTDVGVFSGTNIQDYSSLLLSSPGAFEGHVGTGNAAAVLSGRLAYTFGFEGPAVTVDTACSSSLVALHLAAQSLRQSECSLALAGGVTVMSTPMGFIEYSGQRVLAKDGRCKSFATSADGTGFSEGVGMLLLERLSDARRNGHPIQGLIRGSAVNQDGASSSLTAPNGRAQQRVILQALANAQVPSDQVDVLEAHGTGTELGDPIEAEALLATYGKDRTPERPLWLGSVKSNIGHTQAAAGLAGVIKMVLAMRHGVVPRTLHVDSPTPHVEWGSGAVRLATEPVAWPEHGRPRRAGVSSFGISGTNSHVILEQAPALAPAPAPGTDGAAPEPGSAMPAGTFLWTVSGRSEQALRAQSAQLAAHVRSNPDLPAADLAMSLAGRTAFEHRAVVVGADRTGLEAGLDALAAGREDARVVQGASTASGKTVFVFPGQGSHWPDMAGRLLESSAVFRERIAECDEALSAYVSWSLTDVLRQKPGAPSLDRLDVVQPVLFSVMVALAEVWRAHGVEPDAVIGHSQGEIAAACVVGALSLKDAARIVTLRSVLLNRLTGKGAMASFLLSAEEVARRIEAYGDRLSIAAVNGPTSVVVSGEPEAVDELVAVCMADRVRARKVPGATAAGHSAQVDALREEFVDSLASVAPRRASVPFYSTVLGEVVDTAALDAGYWYRNLREPVLLEGAVRGLLEDEHRFFIEVSPHPVLTVGLQETFEQAGAPAAAVGTLRRDEGGEERFLISVAEAYVRGLPLDLTRMPHVSDARRADLPTYAFQRRRFWPDAQMTVASAQPTGAVAAGAPGAVGGQDAESAGQADEGTNGHMLRRLAELPRDEHDAFLVDVVCEQAAAVLGHGSAGEIEMWRPFQDLGFDSLTAVELRNRLCAALDLTLPVTLVFDHPTPRDLVDHLASAVADAHSDLASATRSEALTHLDKLEAVLVEPHADPDQNDEISLRLQRILTQWADARAAAENAASAVSDELQAATDEEMFEMIGKKFGIS, from the coding sequence ATGGACACCACCGACGATCGAGTTGTGCACGCGCTGCGCGCGTCGATCAAGGAAACCGAGCGGCTGAAGCAACAGCACCAGCAGCTCGTGGAATCGCTGAACGAACCGATCGCCATCATCGGTATGGCCTGCCGTCTTCCCGGCAAGGTCGTCTCTCCGGAAGACCTGTGGCAGTTCGTTCTCGACGACGGCGACGCGATCGGCGCGTTTCCCGACGACCGCGGCTGGGACCTGGACGCGCTGTACGACCCCGAACAGCGGCGCAAGGGCACCCTGTACGTGCGGGAGGGCGGCTTCGTCGACCGCGCGGCCGACTTCGACGCCGCGTTCTTCGGCGTGAGCCCGCGTGAGGCCACCGCCATGGACCCTCAGCAGCGGCTGCTGCTGGAGACCGGCTGGGAGGCCTTCGAACGGGCCGGCATCGACCCGACCGCCCTGCGCGGCACGGACGTCGGCGTCTTCTCCGGCACCAACATCCAGGACTACTCGTCGCTGCTCCTGAGCTCCCCCGGCGCCTTCGAGGGACACGTCGGGACAGGAAACGCGGCCGCGGTCCTCTCCGGCCGCCTCGCCTACACCTTCGGCTTCGAAGGGCCCGCGGTGACCGTCGACACGGCATGCTCGTCCTCGCTGGTCGCACTGCACCTGGCAGCGCAGTCCCTGCGCCAGTCGGAGTGCTCGCTGGCGCTGGCAGGCGGGGTGACGGTGATGTCCACGCCGATGGGGTTCATCGAGTACAGCGGCCAGCGGGTACTGGCCAAGGACGGGCGTTGCAAGTCGTTCGCCACCTCGGCGGACGGCACCGGATTCTCGGAGGGCGTCGGCATGCTCCTGCTGGAGCGGCTGTCGGACGCCCGGCGTAACGGCCATCCCATCCAGGGTCTGATCCGCGGGTCCGCGGTCAACCAGGACGGTGCCAGCAGCAGTCTGACCGCGCCCAACGGCCGCGCCCAGCAGCGGGTCATCCTGCAGGCGCTGGCGAACGCCCAGGTTCCGTCGGACCAGGTCGACGTGCTGGAGGCGCACGGGACCGGCACCGAGCTCGGGGACCCGATCGAGGCGGAGGCGCTGCTGGCCACGTACGGGAAGGACCGTACGCCCGAACGTCCGCTGTGGCTGGGGTCGGTGAAGTCCAACATCGGCCACACCCAGGCGGCGGCCGGCCTCGCCGGAGTGATCAAGATGGTCCTGGCGATGCGTCATGGCGTGGTGCCCAGGACGCTGCACGTGGACAGCCCCACGCCGCACGTGGAATGGGGGTCGGGTGCCGTGCGCCTGGCCACCGAGCCCGTCGCATGGCCGGAGCACGGGCGGCCGCGCCGCGCGGGGGTCTCGTCGTTCGGGATCAGCGGGACCAACTCGCACGTCATCCTCGAACAGGCCCCGGCCCTGGCCCCCGCCCCGGCGCCCGGTACCGACGGGGCGGCTCCGGAGCCGGGGTCGGCGATGCCGGCCGGCACCTTCCTGTGGACCGTTTCCGGGCGCAGCGAGCAGGCGCTGCGCGCCCAGTCGGCACAACTCGCCGCTCATGTGCGAAGCAACCCGGATCTGCCGGCCGCCGACCTGGCCATGTCCCTCGCGGGCCGTACGGCGTTCGAGCACCGCGCCGTCGTGGTCGGTGCGGACCGGACCGGCCTGGAGGCCGGGCTCGACGCGCTGGCGGCCGGGCGCGAGGACGCCCGCGTGGTCCAGGGGGCGAGCACCGCCTCGGGCAAGACCGTGTTCGTCTTCCCGGGGCAGGGCTCACACTGGCCGGACATGGCCGGGCGGCTCCTTGAGTCGTCGGCGGTGTTCCGCGAGCGCATCGCGGAGTGCGATGAAGCGCTCTCCGCGTACGTGAGCTGGTCGTTGACGGACGTCCTGCGCCAGAAGCCGGGGGCGCCGTCCCTGGACCGCCTGGACGTGGTGCAGCCCGTGTTGTTCTCCGTCATGGTGGCGCTCGCCGAGGTGTGGCGGGCGCACGGCGTCGAGCCCGATGCCGTCATCGGCCATTCGCAGGGGGAGATCGCCGCCGCGTGCGTCGTCGGCGCACTGTCGCTGAAGGACGCAGCACGGATCGTCACCCTGCGCAGCGTCCTGCTGAACCGGCTGACGGGGAAGGGCGCCATGGCGTCGTTCCTGCTGTCCGCCGAGGAGGTGGCGCGCCGCATCGAAGCGTACGGCGACAGGCTCTCGATCGCCGCGGTGAACGGCCCCACGTCGGTCGTGGTGTCCGGGGAGCCGGAGGCCGTGGACGAGCTGGTGGCGGTGTGCATGGCGGACCGGGTACGGGCGCGGAAGGTGCCCGGCGCGACCGCGGCGGGCCACTCCGCCCAAGTCGACGCGCTACGCGAGGAGTTCGTCGACTCGCTGGCATCAGTCGCGCCGCGCCGGGCGAGCGTGCCCTTCTACTCGACGGTCCTCGGCGAGGTGGTCGACACGGCCGCACTGGACGCCGGGTACTGGTACCGGAACCTGCGCGAGCCGGTGCTCCTTGAGGGCGCCGTACGCGGGCTGCTGGAGGACGAGCACCGGTTCTTCATCGAGGTCAGCCCGCATCCCGTACTGACCGTGGGGCTTCAGGAGACCTTCGAGCAGGCGGGCGCGCCGGCCGCGGCGGTGGGCACGCTGCGCCGGGACGAGGGAGGGGAGGAACGATTCCTCATCTCGGTCGCCGAGGCGTACGTGCGGGGGCTCCCGCTGGACCTGACCCGCATGCCGCACGTGTCCGATGCCCGCCGCGCGGACCTGCCGACGTATGCCTTCCAGCGCAGGCGGTTCTGGCCGGACGCGCAGATGACGGTCGCGTCGGCCCAGCCGACCGGCGCGGTGGCCGCAGGCGCACCGGGTGCTGTGGGTGGCCAGGACGCCGAGAGCGCGGGACAGGCCGACGAGGGCACCAACGGGCACATGCTCCGACGGCTGGCCGAGCTGCCCAGGGACGAGCACGACGCGTTTCTGGTGGACGTGGTGTGCGAGCAGGCCGCCGCGGTACTTGGTCACGGCTCGGCCGGGGAGATCGAGATGTGGCGGCCGTTCCAGGACCTCGGCTTCGATTCGCTCACGGCCGTCGAGCTGCGCAACCGGCTCTGCGCCGCGCTCGACCTCACCCTCCCGGTCACCCTGGTCTTCGACCACCCCACGCCCCGGGACCTTGTCGACCACTTGGCGTCGGCGGTGGCGGATGCCCATTCCGACCTGGCCTCCGCCACCCGCTCCGAGGCGCTGACCCACCTCGACAAGCTGGAGGCCGTACTGGTCGAGCCGCACGCGGACCCCGACCAGAACGACGAGATCAGCCTCCGGCTGCAGCGCATCCTCACCCAATGGGCGGACGCCCGGGCCGCTGCGGAGAACGCTGCGAGCGCCGTGAGCGACGAATTACAGGCGGCCACGGACGAGGAAATGTTCGAGATGATCGGCAAGAAATTCGGAATTTCGTAA